In Microcoleus sp. bin38.metabat.b11b12b14.051, the following are encoded in one genomic region:
- a CDS encoding nucleoside triphosphate pyrophosphatase: MKTPTFVLASASPARRSLLNSAGIQAVICPSDFDERQIQMRDATKLVQVLAEGKADAVASFLLANSHPQIPNPKSCLVLGCDSILVIDGEIHGKPKDAQEAISRWDKMRGKVGELYTGHALIHTRFDNFNDAMERSLVRCQVTKVHFAQASSRQIAAYVATGEPLACAGCFALEGKGGFFVEKIEGCHTNVIGLSLPLLRRMLGEMGYDVTDFWQS, encoded by the coding sequence ATGAAAACACCAACTTTTGTATTGGCATCAGCTTCCCCAGCCCGCCGCAGCCTGCTAAACAGTGCGGGAATTCAAGCGGTTATTTGCCCCAGCGACTTTGATGAAAGGCAAATACAAATGAGGGATGCTACTAAATTAGTCCAGGTTTTAGCAGAGGGAAAAGCTGACGCTGTAGCTAGTTTTTTGCTCGCTAATTCTCACCCGCAAATCCCAAATCCCAAATCGTGTTTGGTGTTGGGATGCGATTCAATTTTGGTCATTGATGGCGAAATTCACGGCAAACCGAAGGATGCCCAAGAAGCAATCTCGCGCTGGGACAAAATGCGCGGTAAAGTTGGCGAACTTTATACTGGTCATGCTTTAATTCATACTAGGTTTGATAACTTTAATGACGCCATGGAGCGATCGCTAGTTCGCTGTCAAGTTACAAAAGTTCATTTTGCCCAAGCGAGCTCGCGCCAAATTGCAGCCTACGTAGCTACCGGAGAACCCCTCGCCTGTGCCGGTTGTTTTGCACTCGAAGGTAAAGGCGGTTTTTTTGTGGAAAAAATCGAAGGATGTCACACGAATGTGATCGGTTTGAGTTTGCCTCTGCTGCGGCGAATGCTCGGTGAAATGGGATATGATGTGACGGATTTCTGGCAATCTTAA
- the psbP gene encoding photosystem II reaction center PsbP encodes MFKRIAAILLVVLSLSLTGCVSKVTGLKSYVDTGDGYQFLYPNGWLPIAVSNGPDVVFRDLIQQTENVSVVISPVVGDKTLADLGTPTDVGYKLSKTAIAPPDSGREAELVNAEARESRSKNYYLLEYAVKLPNQQRHNLASVAVSRGKLFTLNVSTTEERWPKVKEAFEKVVKSFSVY; translated from the coding sequence ATGTTCAAACGAATTGCAGCAATACTTCTGGTGGTTTTAAGCCTCAGCTTGACAGGTTGTGTGTCTAAAGTCACCGGACTCAAGAGCTACGTTGATACTGGCGACGGCTATCAATTTCTCTATCCTAACGGCTGGTTGCCGATCGCGGTTTCCAACGGGCCCGATGTGGTATTCCGCGACTTGATCCAGCAAACCGAGAATGTCAGCGTGGTTATCAGTCCAGTGGTGGGGGACAAAACTCTGGCTGATTTGGGCACGCCGACGGATGTTGGATACAAGCTTAGCAAAACTGCGATCGCCCCGCCTGATTCGGGGCGCGAAGCTGAATTAGTCAATGCAGAAGCTCGGGAATCGCGATCGAAAAATTATTACCTTTTAGAATACGCCGTCAAACTCCCAAACCAACAAAGACACAACTTAGCCAGCGTAGCCGTCAGCCGCGGCAAACTATTTACGCTTAACGTATCCACTACCGAAGAACGTTGGCCCAAAGTTAAAGAAGCTTTTGAGAAAGTTGTTAAGTCTTTCTCTGTTTATTAG
- a CDS encoding high light inducible protein — MTNRGLLLDNDGKMNNFAIEPQVYIDDEPRTGFTPYAERLNGRLAMIGFVSLLALEVSTKHGLISWLTHL, encoded by the coding sequence ATGACTAACAGAGGCCTACTCCTGGATAACGACGGCAAAATGAACAATTTTGCGATCGAGCCACAAGTATACATTGATGACGAACCCCGCACCGGCTTTACTCCCTACGCAGAACGCTTGAACGGCCGCCTCGCAATGATCGGTTTTGTTTCTCTCTTGGCTTTAGAAGTTTCCACCAAGCACGGACTGATTAGCTGGCTGACTCACCTGTAA
- the larB gene encoding nickel pincer cofactor biosynthesis protein LarB: protein MEPEILQKLLESVAAGDVSPIAALDKLKHFDFEQVGDFAKIDHHRTLRTGFPEVIWGPGKTPEQIVEIIEAMRGRNPAVMATRIEPEVFEQLQQKIPDLCYYQTARICAISAKSPTPQRPGTVTIISAGTADLPVAEEAAVTAELCGFGVRRLWDVGVAGIHRLLSNRHVIDDADVLIAVAGMEGALASVVAGLADCPVIAVPTSVGYGASFGGIAPLLTMLNSCAAGVGVVNIDNGFGAAILACQILRSADRVGRLSE from the coding sequence ATGGAACCTGAAATTTTACAGAAGTTACTCGAATCTGTAGCGGCCGGTGATGTTAGCCCGATCGCAGCATTGGACAAATTAAAGCATTTTGACTTTGAACAAGTCGGTGATTTTGCCAAAATTGACCACCACCGCACCTTAAGAACAGGTTTTCCCGAAGTAATCTGGGGCCCAGGGAAAACGCCCGAGCAAATTGTGGAGATTATCGAGGCGATGCGCGGGCGAAATCCTGCGGTGATGGCGACACGAATTGAACCAGAAGTTTTCGAGCAATTGCAGCAAAAAATACCAGATTTGTGCTACTACCAAACAGCTCGAATTTGTGCAATTTCTGCTAAATCTCCAACTCCCCAGCGTCCGGGTACTGTGACTATTATCAGTGCGGGAACAGCAGATTTGCCTGTGGCGGAAGAGGCGGCTGTGACTGCGGAACTTTGCGGTTTTGGGGTGCGGCGTTTGTGGGATGTGGGAGTTGCCGGCATTCACCGCTTGCTGAGTAATCGCCACGTGATTGATGATGCTGATGTGTTGATTGCGGTTGCTGGAATGGAAGGTGCTTTGGCGAGTGTGGTGGCGGGTTTGGCAGATTGTCCGGTGATTGCTGTGCCGACAAGTGTGGGTTACGGCGCAAGTTTTGGCGGGATTGCTCCTCTGTTAACTATGCTCAATTCTTGTGCGGCTGGTGTGGGTGTGGTGAATATTGATAATGGGTTTGGGGCGGCGATTTTGGCTTGTCAAATTCTCAGAAGTGCCGATCGAGTCGGGAGACTGTCTGAGTAG
- a CDS encoding ABC transporter substrate-binding protein: protein MKISPILHSKRRWLAILFGLIAAISISACSPVRSTNLANRLVVPTPSGPATFNYPLNQSAYSVFGYMYEGLLNENGVTSKLEPGLAESWEVSKDGKKIVFTLREGLKWSDGEPMTTDDIIFTYEKIYFNEKIPSGLKDTLRVGTSRQLPKLKKIDSRRIEFSVPEPFAPFIRFAGAIPILPAHILQEVATQTEADGKPKFLSAWGTDTDPKKIVGNGQYRMLSYTPNQRVVLERNPYFWRKDPAGNSQPYIQQIVWQIIENTDTQLLNFRSGDLDTLDVQPEVFPLLKREEKRGKYTVFNGGPDTGSVFMCFNLNKGRNAQNQPFVDPIKSRWFTTKEFRQAIAYGINRSAMTNNIYRGLGAPLHSPIPAQSPFYLSPEQGLKTYSYDPQKSKELLLSAGFKYNSNGELLDGEGNKVRFTLLMAAGKKVREQMGTQIKQDLGKLGMEIDTQFLSFNTYVEKLRLTKNWDTYLGAFTGGTEPHSGYNIWSVNGTLHSFNQGPQPGEPPFKGREVYDWEQKIDDFYVKASQELDEAKRKELYGETQRIISEQVPFIYMVNPLNFEAVRDRLSGIRYSAIGGAFWNLYELKITE from the coding sequence ATGAAAATTTCCCCTATTTTACATTCAAAGCGCCGCTGGTTGGCTATTTTGTTCGGTTTAATTGCAGCTATCAGTATCTCAGCTTGCAGTCCCGTGCGATCGACTAACTTAGCAAACAGACTCGTCGTTCCTACCCCCAGCGGCCCGGCTACCTTCAACTACCCGCTAAATCAATCTGCATATAGCGTCTTTGGCTATATGTATGAGGGATTGCTCAATGAAAACGGTGTAACATCGAAACTAGAACCCGGTTTAGCTGAGTCCTGGGAAGTTTCTAAAGATGGCAAAAAGATTGTCTTCACCCTGCGAGAAGGCTTGAAATGGTCGGACGGCGAACCGATGACAACTGATGACATTATCTTCACCTATGAAAAGATTTATTTCAATGAAAAAATTCCTAGCGGTTTGAAAGATACTCTGAGAGTTGGTACGAGCCGTCAATTGCCAAAGCTCAAAAAAATTGACAGCCGCCGCATTGAATTTTCAGTACCAGAACCTTTTGCTCCTTTTATTAGATTTGCTGGCGCAATACCAATTTTACCAGCTCATATTCTACAGGAAGTTGCCACCCAGACCGAGGCTGACGGGAAGCCTAAATTTCTGTCGGCTTGGGGTACGGATACTGACCCCAAGAAAATTGTCGGTAACGGTCAATACCGAATGCTGAGCTATACTCCCAATCAGCGCGTTGTTTTGGAACGAAATCCGTATTTTTGGCGCAAAGATCCAGCAGGTAACAGTCAGCCTTACATCCAGCAAATTGTCTGGCAAATTATCGAAAACACCGATACTCAACTGCTGAATTTTCGATCGGGCGATTTGGATACTTTGGACGTGCAGCCGGAGGTGTTCCCGCTGCTGAAACGCGAGGAAAAACGCGGCAAATATACGGTGTTCAACGGCGGGCCGGATACTGGTAGCGTGTTTATGTGTTTCAATCTGAATAAGGGGCGTAACGCTCAAAATCAGCCGTTTGTAGACCCAATTAAGTCTCGCTGGTTCACGACTAAGGAGTTTCGGCAGGCGATCGCCTATGGCATCAACCGATCCGCCATGACTAACAATATCTATCGCGGACTTGGGGCGCCGCTGCACTCTCCAATTCCAGCCCAAAGTCCGTTTTACTTGTCTCCCGAACAGGGATTGAAAACTTACAGTTACGATCCGCAAAAATCGAAAGAGTTACTGTTAAGTGCAGGCTTCAAGTATAATAGTAACGGCGAATTGTTGGATGGTGAGGGCAACAAAGTGCGGTTTACTTTGTTGATGGCTGCGGGTAAAAAAGTGCGCGAGCAAATGGGAACGCAAATCAAGCAAGATTTGGGTAAATTGGGGATGGAAATTGATACGCAGTTCCTGAGTTTTAACACTTATGTGGAAAAGCTGCGCTTGACTAAAAATTGGGATACTTACCTCGGCGCTTTTACCGGAGGTACTGAACCCCACAGCGGCTACAATATTTGGTCGGTAAACGGGACTTTGCACAGTTTCAATCAGGGCCCCCAACCCGGAGAACCACCGTTTAAAGGCCGGGAAGTGTACGACTGGGAGCAGAAAATCGATGACTTTTATGTGAAGGCTTCTCAGGAACTCGATGAGGCGAAGCGCAAAGAACTGTATGGGGAGACTCAGCGGATCATATCGGAACAAGTGCCTTTTATTTACATGGTGAATCCACTAAATTTTGAGGCTGTGCGCGATCGCCTTTCGGGAATTCGCTATAGTGCGATCGGCGGTGCTTTCTGGAATTTGTACGAACTGAAAATTACCGAATAG
- a CDS encoding PIN domain-containing protein has translation MSITTGREAEAIMLLRDLSSSVQLVIPSICYRSALSALEDELKRQNSFKEQLSRQVSETKRDVTSEYATSLSFHLEESLVYYRYRIDEIKFRLREAISLMSRNAEMIALNPEIIEASLNATLIEKDPTDNLILHCILSHARSHSTETKVFLSGNFKEFGIPAVQDVLLEAGITKYFSVTKNFLGWLQSQS, from the coding sequence ATGAGTATTACTACAGGGCGTGAGGCTGAAGCAATTATGTTGCTCAGGGATTTGTCCTCATCAGTTCAGTTGGTAATACCCAGCATTTGTTACAGGTCGGCTTTGTCAGCTTTAGAGGATGAGTTGAAGCGACAAAACTCTTTTAAGGAACAGCTAAGTCGTCAAGTTAGCGAAACAAAGCGAGATGTGACATCTGAATACGCCACATCTCTATCTTTTCACTTAGAAGAGTCATTAGTTTACTATCGCTATCGAATAGATGAAATTAAATTTCGCTTGCGGGAAGCGATAAGTCTGATGTCGCGAAATGCAGAAATGATTGCATTAAATCCAGAGATTATCGAAGCAAGCTTAAACGCAACTTTAATCGAAAAAGACCCAACAGACAATTTGATTTTGCATTGTATCCTCAGTCATGCCCGATCGCATTCCACAGAAACCAAAGTATTTCTCAGCGGTAATTTCAAAGAATTTGGCATACCGGCAGTTCAAGATGTTTTGCTAGAAGCCGGGATTACCAAGTATTTCTCTGTCACTAAAAACTTTCTCGGTTGGCTACAATCTCAGTCATAA